The region AGTCAGCTTCCCTACCCGGGCGGGGGCCGCCAAGGCGGTCGATCGGGTGAGTCTATCGCTCGCTGCCGGCCGCACGCTCGGCATGGTCGGAGAATCGGGTTGCGGCAAGACCATGACCGCCCTCTCCGTCTTGCGCCTGGTGCCGCCGCCGGGCCGCATCAGCGGCGCGATAGTTTTCGACGGGCGCGATTTGCTGGCTTTGAGCGAGCGCGACATGCGCGAGGTGCGCGGCAACGACATCGCGATGGTATTTCAAGAACCGATGTCGTCGCTCAACCCGGTGTTCACCGCCGGCAATCAGATTGCCGAGGCCGTGCGGCTGCACCAGCAGCTCGGCCGGCAGGCGGCGCGCCAAAAGGCCATCGAAATGCTGCGGCTGGTCGAGATAGCCGAACCGGAGCGCCGCGCCGAAGAGTATCCGCACCAGCTTAGTGGCGGCATGAGACAGCGAGTGATGATAGCGATGGCGCTCTCGTGCAACCCCCGCCTGCTGATTGCCGACGAGCCCACCACCGCGCTCGACGTCACCATTCAGGCGCAGATCCTCGATCTCATCGGCAGCTTGCGCGACCGCCTGGCGATGGCTCTGCTGCTGATCACTCACGACCTCGGTGTGGTCGCCGAGCGCGCCGACGACGTGGCCATCATGTACGCCGGCCGTGTCGTCGAGCGCGCCGCGGTCGAAGTGATCTTTCGCCAGCCGTTGCATCCGTACACCCGCGGCCTGCTGCGTTCGGTGCCCAAGGTCGGGGCCGCGAGGCAGCGGCGGTTGGAGACCATCGCCGGCGTTGTGCCCGATCTGCTCGACCTGCCCAGCGGCTGCCGCTTTCGCGACCGCTGTTCGCTGGCTATCGCCTCGTGCGCCGCTATTGATCCGCCGCTTACCGAATATGGCGCCGGCCATCTGGCAGCCTGTATCCGCGCCGGGGAAAGCCGATGAACGCCCCCCGTCAGCCGCCACCCCTGGTGGAGACGCGCGGGCTGCGCAAGTATTTCCCGGTGCGCAGCGGGTTGTTCGGGCGCGAACGGCAGCAAGTGCGCGCCGTCGATGGCGTCGACCTCACTGTCGCCCCGGGCGAAACGCTCGGCGTGGTCGGCGAATCGGGCTGCGGCAAGTCCACGCTCGGGCGGCTGGTGCTGCGTTTGCTCGAACCTACAGACGGCGAGGTGTTGTTCGACGGAGTTGATCTGCAGTCGCTCAACGGCGGCGCGCTGCGCCGCAAGCGACGCGAGATGCAGATCATCTTTCAGGACCCCTACGGCTCGCTCAACCCGCGTATGCGCGTGGGTACCATCGTCGGCGAGGGGCTCGATATCCACCGGCTGGCCCGCGGCGAGCAGCGCCGGCAGAGCGTGCTGCAACTGCTTGAGCGCGTCGGCCTGCGGCCCGAGGCCTATAGCCGCTACCCGCACGAGTTCAGCGGCGGCCAGCGCCAGCGCATCGGGATTGCGCGAGCGCTGGCGGTGCAGCCGCGGCTGATCGTGGCCGACGAGCCGGTGTCGGCCTTGGACGTGTCGATCCAGGCCCAGATCATCAACCTGTTGCAGGACTTGCAGGAGGAGATGGGGCTGGCGTACCTGTTCATTGCGCACGATCTGCGCGTGGTCGAGCACATCAGCCATCGCGTGGCGATCATGTATCTGGGAAAGATCGTCGAGTTGTCCGAGAGTGTGGAATTGTACCGTAACCCCTGCCATCCCTACACCAAAGCACTGCTGTCGGCGGTGCCGATCCCTGAACCCGGCGCTAAGAAGGTGCGCATCATTCTGCCCGGCGACGTCCCCAGCCCGATCAATCCGCCCCCGGGCTGCGCCTTTCATCCGCGCTGCCCGTACGCCGAGGAGCGCTGCCGCCTCGAAGTGCCGCGGCTAGTTGCAGGAGACCGGGGACATGCGGTAGCTTGTCACGTGTTCCCTGCTTGACGATGGGAAGAGGAGGATGCCGTGAACTGGAGACGGCCGGGAGGTAAAGCAGCAGAGAGCGGGCGGGACCGGGTGATGCCGCAAAGCCCTGGCGTTAGCCCTGATCCGCCTAGCACCAACCAAGCGCCGGCATCGCCGCCGCCGGCCATGCCGCGGCGAACTTTGGGGGCGGACACCGTTGTTACCGGAAGGCTGAGCTTCACCGTTCCGACCCGCATCGATGGCACGCTGCGGGGCGAAGTGCGCGCGACGGAACTGCTGGTGATTGGGGAAGACGGGTTCGTTGACGGCACCGTGCGTGCACAGCACCTGGTGATTCTGGGCAAGATGCGTGGTGATGTGCGCGGCGCCGAACGGGTCGAGATCGGACCCGGCGGCCGGCTCGTCGGCACGATCGAAACCCGCAGCCTGGTGGTGCAAGAGGGCGGGCAACTTGACGGCGATTGCCGAATTCAGCCGCTGCGCCCGAAGGTGCAGGCCCTGCATCCGCCGGCGGCCCCAGAGGCCGCCTCGGAGCAAGCTTAGAGCCGGCGGGAATCTACTGTTCGGGCGCCGCGTTGACCGCGCCGCGCTGCGGGCTTTCTTCTTCGATGCGAGCGGCCTTTCCGGACAGCCCGCGTAAGTAGTAAAGCTTGGCCCGCCGCACTTGGCCGCGGGTGGCGACCTCGATCTTGGCGATCCGCGGCGAATGGACCGGGAAGGTGCGCTCGACCCCCACCCCATACGACCGCTTGCGCACGGTGAAGGTGGCGCGATTGGCGCCACGGGAGCGGCGTAGCACTACGCCCTCGAAGACCTGGACGCGCTCCTTCTCACCTTCCACCACCTTGACGTGCACCCGCACCGTGTCGCCGGCCTTGAACACCGGCACATCAGTTCTCAATTGTTCGCGCTCGATCGTGTCGATCAGGTTCATGTTACACCTCGCTGGAAGGGAGACTTCAGATTGAAGGCCGCCTTTCTAGCCTGGGGCGCGCAGCCGGTCAAGGATAATGGCGGCGGCGGAGCGGACCGAGAGGTGGTTGTACTCGGTGGGGCCGACGACGGGCTCGAGGATCAGGTCGGCCTGCTCGACCACCACCGGTGCCAAACCCCAGCCGGTGCCGAACACCAACAGGTGAGGTTGCGCCGAAGCGGCCAGTCGCTGGCGCAAGGCGGCAAAGCTGCTCCGTTTGGGCCCGCTGCGCGCCGAGGTCACCACGATCACGGGGCGAACTCCGCTCTCGCGCTCGATGCCGACGATGACGTCATCGAGGTCGGTCGCCAGCCGCACCAGGGCCAGCGCTTCTTTGCGGGTCTCGTTGTAAATGCTGCCGGAGCCGGTTTGCCAGTGCTCGATGATCTTCCCCACCAAGGCGTGCAGCGTTCGCACCGGGGTGGCCACGTAGAAGCCGCGCACGCCGTAAGTGCGCGCCGAACGGGCGATATCGTGAACATCCATATTGGTAACGGCGCTGGTGACGATCGCGCCGTTCTTATCCATGACGGGATAGTGGAGCAGGGCCAGGTAGAGGTCACCCATGGCGGCGGGGAGTTTCCGGGGTGCCGGCCAACAGGGCGCGATCGGCCTCGCTCAGGGAGGCGCGCGCCAGTAGGTCGGGACGGCGCGCCGCGGTGCGCTCCAGCGCTTGAGCGCGCCGCCAGCGCCGAATGGCTTCGTGATCGCCCGAGAGCAGCACCGGGGGCACCTGCCGTCCGCGAAAATCGGGGGGACGGGTGTACTGCGGGTATTCCAGCAAACCGTCCTGGAACGACTCGCCGAGCGCGGATTGGGGTTCGCCCAGCACCCCGGACACCAAGCGGCTGACCGCGTCGATCACCACCAAGGCGGCCACCTCCCCGCCGGACAAGACGTAATCACCGGCGGAGAGTTCGTCGTCGACGAATTCCCGCACCCGTTCATCGACCCCTTCGTAGCGTCCGCAGATCAGCGCCAGTGCCGGCAACTGGGACAGTTCCGCGGCGACGGCCTGTGTCAGCACGCGGCCCTGGGGGGAAAGCAGAACCCGGCGCGGCCGCTGCGGCCCAGCGCCAGTGGCTTCGATGGCCGCCACCAACGGCTCAGGTTTCATCACCATACCCGGCCCACCACCGTAAGGGGCGTCGTCGGTGACGCGGTGCTTGCCGGTGGCGTAGTCGCGGATGTTGTAGCGCACGAACTCCAGCGCCCCGCGCTCCTGCCCCTTCTGGAGCATCGTCGCGCCCAGAACGGAATCGAACAATTCGGGAAATAGGGTGACGATGTGAAAGCGCATCAGTCGAGTAAGCCCGGTATGGGATCGATCACCAACCGCCCGCCCGCCAGGTCGACCTCGCGCACGACATCGGCAATCAATGGAATCAAGTGCTCGCCCCCGGCGCCGTGCACCACACAAACGTCGTTGCTGCCGGTCGCAATGACGGCCTCAACGCGGCCCAGTGCCTGGCCCGCCACCGTCTCAACCTGCAAGCCGATGAGGTTGCGGTGATAGATCTCGTTGGGTCCCAGCCGCGGCAACTGCTCGGCGGCGAGGCAAACCTCCGCCCCGACCAGCGCCGCGGCCGCCGTGGCGCTGTCATAGCCGTCGAACTGCAGCAGGCGGAAGCGCTTGTGCGGGCGCGTGGTACGCAGGCGCACCTCGATCGCGCGATCGCTCCAGCGCAGGGTGAGTGATTGGCCCGGCCGCAGCGCGACCGACTCGGGATTATGCGGCAGCATGCGCAATTCACCGCGAATCCCGTGGGTATTCACGATCGTACCGAGCCCGCACAGGGACGCGGCGGCCGAACTCGGTGCGCTGTGAGATGGGGGCGGCACCGTGCCGCGCGGCCTACTTGTTCTCGATGATCTCGAGCAGAACCTTGCGGTTGGTGCGCGAGGCGGCGGCGTTCAGAATCGTCCGGATCGACTTCGCCGTCCGGCCTTGCTTGCCGATGATTCGCCCGAGATCCTCTTGTGCCACCTTGAGCTCTAAGACCGAGGCGGTGTCGCCCTGCGTCTCCTTCACTTCGACCGCGTCCGGGTGGTTGACCAGGTAACGAGCCAAGTATTCGACCAGATCCTTCATGACGATGTCTCTCCTGATGCCGGCGCGGCGGCTTTGGTCAGGCCCGACTTCTTCAGCAGTTGCGCAACGGTGGCTGACGGCCGCGCCCCGCTGCGAAGCCACCGAGTAGCTTTCTCGGCGCGGAACTCAATCCGGACGGGGGTCTTGGTGGGATCATAGTACCCGATTTGATCCAAACAGCGCCCGTTACGCGGCGAGCGGGAGTCAGCCACAACGATGCGGTAAAACGGGTTCTTCTTGCCGCCGAAGCGGGCCAGGCGGATGGTGGTAGGCATGGGACGTTCTTACTCCTCTCCGATAGGGGTGGCAATCACTGCATGAAACCGCGGGGCAGGCCAGGAGGCGCCCCCGCGCGTGCGAACTTGCTCATGTGTTTCATGACCTTCTTGGTTTCCACGAACTGCTTGAGGAAGCGGTTGACCTCGGCGACGCTGGTGCCGCTGCCGAGGGCGATGCGCTTGCGGCGGCTACCGTTGAGGATGGCGTGGTTACGCCGCTCTTCTTTGGTCATCGAACTGATGATGGCCTCGATGTGGCGCAGTTCGCCTTCGGCCTGGCTCATGTCCACGCCGTGAACCAGCTTCTTCATACCCGGGATCATCTTCAGCAGGTCCGTCATGTTGCCCATCTGGCGCAGGGCGCGGATCTGATCGCGAAAGTCATCCAGGGTAAACTCGTCGCGCCGCAGCTTTTGCTGCAGCGCTGCCGCCTGCTTCTGATCGTAAACCTGCTGGGCCTTCTCGATCAGGGTGAGAATATCTCCCATGCCGAGAACCCGCGTGGCCATGCGGTCGGGATGGAAGACCTCCAAGGCCTCGAGCTTCTCGCCCATGCCGGCAAAGAGGATCGGGGCGCCCGTCACCGCACGCACGGACAGGGCCGCACCACCGCGGGCGTCGCCGTCGAGTTTGGTGAGAATCACCCCGTCGATCCCAATGCGCTGGTGAAAACCGGTGGCCGCGTTGACCGCATCTTGACCGGTCATCGCATCCACCACCAGCAGGGTCCGGTACGGCT is a window of Deltaproteobacteria bacterium DNA encoding:
- a CDS encoding ABC transporter ATP-binding protein translates to MALLEIRDLQVSFPTRAGAAKAVDRVSLSLAAGRTLGMVGESGCGKTMTALSVLRLVPPPGRISGAIVFDGRDLLALSERDMREVRGNDIAMVFQEPMSSLNPVFTAGNQIAEAVRLHQQLGRQAARQKAIEMLRLVEIAEPERRAEEYPHQLSGGMRQRVMIAMALSCNPRLLIADEPTTALDVTIQAQILDLIGSLRDRLAMALLLITHDLGVVAERADDVAIMYAGRVVERAAVEVIFRQPLHPYTRGLLRSVPKVGAARQRRLETIAGVVPDLLDLPSGCRFRDRCSLAIASCAAIDPPLTEYGAGHLAACIRAGESR
- a CDS encoding dipeptide ABC transporter ATP-binding protein, yielding MNAPRQPPPLVETRGLRKYFPVRSGLFGRERQQVRAVDGVDLTVAPGETLGVVGESGCGKSTLGRLVLRLLEPTDGEVLFDGVDLQSLNGGALRRKRREMQIIFQDPYGSLNPRMRVGTIVGEGLDIHRLARGEQRRQSVLQLLERVGLRPEAYSRYPHEFSGGQRQRIGIARALAVQPRLIVADEPVSALDVSIQAQIINLLQDLQEEMGLAYLFIAHDLRVVEHISHRVAIMYLGKIVELSESVELYRNPCHPYTKALLSAVPIPEPGAKKVRIILPGDVPSPINPPPGCAFHPRCPYAEERCRLEVPRLVAGDRGHAVACHVFPA
- a CDS encoding polymer-forming cytoskeletal protein, yielding MPRRTLGADTVVTGRLSFTVPTRIDGTLRGEVRATELLVIGEDGFVDGTVRAQHLVILGKMRGDVRGAERVEIGPGGRLVGTIETRSLVVQEGGQLDGDCRIQPLRPKVQALHPPAAPEAASEQA
- the rplS gene encoding 50S ribosomal protein L19 — its product is MNLIDTIEREQLRTDVPVFKAGDTVRVHVKVVEGEKERVQVFEGVVLRRSRGANRATFTVRKRSYGVGVERTFPVHSPRIAKIEVATRGQVRRAKLYYLRGLSGKAARIEEESPQRGAVNAAPEQ
- a CDS encoding RNA methyltransferase encodes the protein MGDLYLALLHYPVMDKNGAIVTSAVTNMDVHDIARSARTYGVRGFYVATPVRTLHALVGKIIEHWQTGSGSIYNETRKEALALVRLATDLDDVIVGIERESGVRPVIVVTSARSGPKRSSFAALRQRLAASAQPHLLVFGTGWGLAPVVVEQADLILEPVVGPTEYNHLSVRSAAAIILDRLRAPG
- the trmD gene encoding tRNA (guanosine(37)-N1)-methyltransferase TrmD; amino-acid sequence: MRFHIVTLFPELFDSVLGATMLQKGQERGALEFVRYNIRDYATGKHRVTDDAPYGGGPGMVMKPEPLVAAIEATGAGPQRPRRVLLSPQGRVLTQAVAAELSQLPALALICGRYEGVDERVREFVDDELSAGDYVLSGGEVAALVVIDAVSRLVSGVLGEPQSALGESFQDGLLEYPQYTRPPDFRGRQVPPVLLSGDHEAIRRWRRAQALERTAARRPDLLARASLSEADRALLAGTPETPRRHG
- the rimM gene encoding 16S rRNA processing protein RimM translates to MNTHGIRGELRMLPHNPESVALRPGQSLTLRWSDRAIEVRLRTTRPHKRFRLLQFDGYDSATAAAALVGAEVCLAAEQLPRLGPNEIYHRNLIGLQVETVAGQALGRVEAVIATGSNDVCVVHGAGGEHLIPLIADVVREVDLAGGRLVIDPIPGLLD
- a CDS encoding KH domain-containing protein — translated: MKDLVEYLARYLVNHPDAVEVKETQGDTASVLELKVAQEDLGRIIGKQGRTAKSIRTILNAAASRTNRKVLLEIIENK
- the rpsP gene encoding 30S ribosomal protein S16, with amino-acid sequence MPTTIRLARFGGKKNPFYRIVVADSRSPRNGRCLDQIGYYDPTKTPVRIEFRAEKATRWLRSGARPSATVAQLLKKSGLTKAAAPASGETSS
- the ffh gene encoding signal recognition particle protein; the protein is MFDNLSEKFEQTIKRLRGHGKITERNIDEALREVRLALLEADVNFQVVKDFLERVRAQAVGQEVLASLTPEQHFIKIVNTELAQLMGGRAVALDLNGVPPVVLMLVGLNGAGKTTTVAKLARHLKQQGRPAPYLVPADVYRPAAIQQLVTLAGQIGCPVHPSHAEGDPVVLCREAVAAAHQQGHQLVIIDTAGRLHIDDELMAELERIKAAVQPYRTLLVVDAMTGQDAVNAATGFHQRIGIDGVILTKLDGDARGGAALSVRAVTGAPILFAGMGEKLEALEVFHPDRMATRVLGMGDILTLIEKAQQVYDQKQAAALQQKLRRDEFTLDDFRDQIRALRQMGNMTDLLKMIPGMKKLVHGVDMSQAEGELRHIEAIISSMTKEERRNHAILNGSRRKRIALGSGTSVAEVNRFLKQFVETKKVMKHMSKFARAGAPPGLPRGFMQ